Within the Thiohalobacter sp. IOR34 genome, the region GGGGCATCGGCCGGGGCAACGCGCGTTTCATTGTCGAGGCGGTCGATTGCGAAGCGGCGCCCGGCAACGGCGAATGGCGCAGGATCCTTGACAAAGGCAACCCCATACTTGCTCCTTTTGAAGCGCCGACTCTGTCGCCTCCCGCCGGGATCCCGGGAGTGCTGCAACTCGAATTTCTCACGCCGCTGCGGCTCAAGCGTGACGGCAGGCTGGTAACGCCGGAGTGCTTCGAATTCCACGACCTGTTACGCAACCTCCTGCGCCGCCTCTCGCTGCTTTCCTACTTTCATACCAATGATCCCTGGGAACTCGATTTCGCCGGTTTGAACAAGGCCTCCCGGGAGGTTGTGCTGGCCGGCAGGCGGCTGGAATGGCGCGAATGGACGCGCTATTCCTCCCGGCAGGGGACCACCATGAAAATGGGCGGGCTGGTTGGCAAGATCAGGCTCGCCGGCGAAGACATTGTCCCATTCTGGCCATTTCTGTGGTTCGGGCAATGGGTCCATGCGGGCAAAGGCACCAGCATGGGCCTGGGGTGGTACCGGATCGCCGCAAGCTTGCCGGATGAGGGAAGGCGGGCTGATGGAACGACAATGACCGCCGGGGAGGTCGCCCGGACGGTGGCCAGGGAGGTCAGGGATGGCCGCCCCGCGTCATGCGGAGAAGGAATGGAAGAATGACGAACAACAGATCCCGGCCAAGTGACTTTCCGAGGCGCATCCTGCTGGCAGTGACCGGGCTGTCACCCCAGGTCGTCACCGAAACCCTCTATGCCCTGATAAAGAAAGCCCCGCGGTTTGTGCCGACCGAAATCCATCTCATCACCACGGCGGAAGGCGCCGAGCGCGCGCGGCTTTCCCTGTTGCACGAAGAGACCGGCTGGTTCCATCGCCTGTGCGCCGATTATGAACTGTCCGGTGTCAGTTTCGGGGAAGAATGCATCCATGTCATCCAGGATCCCGCTGGTGGCGCGCTCAGCGACATTCGCACACCGGAGGAAAACGAACGCACGGCGGACCAGATCGTTGAACAGGTTCAGAAGCTCACATCCGACGAACGAAGCGCCCTGCACGCATCCATTGCCGGCGGCAGAAAAACCATGGGATTCTACCTTGGCTATGCCATGTCGCTCTATGGCCGGCCGCAGGACCGGCTCTCCCACGTGCTGGTCTCGGCGCCCTTCGAATCTCATCCGGATTTTTTCTATCCGACGCCGGAAAGCAGGATCATCTATACGCCCGGACCCGACAGCAAGCCCCTGGACACGCACATGGCGGAGGTCACGCTGGCGGAAATACCTTATGTCCGCCTGCGCCATGGCCTGGACGAGCGGCTGACGGACGGGAAAACGAGCTTCAGCGAGGCGGTCGCCAGCGCCCAGGCCGCTGTCGGCCCCGTCCGGCTGGTCATCGATCTGGAGGGGAAGAGGATCGAGGCCGGAGGCAAGGTTCTCCACCTGCCCCCCACACAGCTTGCTTTCCTGAGCTGGCTGGCACGGCGCAAGGCCGAAGGACACGGCCCGGTACGTTGCCCATGTGACGGTGCGCCAGAGCCCAATTACGCCAAAGAATATGTGCGTGAATACGAAGAAATCGCAGACCCGCAGGCAACCGGCACCGCCACAGGCCTGAAAGAAGGCATGAGCAAGAATTTTTTCGAACAGACCCAGTCCCGTCTGCATAGGGAGTTAAAGAAGGTGCTGGGGCCAGCCGGCCGTTTTGCCTATGGTGTAATTTCCGAGGGAAAGCCCAAACGCTACGAACTGGCCGTGGGGCGGGAAGACATTGAGTGGGGGATGATCAGGCAGGATGACTGTTGAAGTGGTGCAATATCCGGGCTAGAGAAGGGAGCGGCAAGCTTGCAAAACTCCCTGGAGGCTTGGAGAGGCTGGCAGAATACCTGTGATAAAGCTTTTGAAGCATCAACGGAAAAAGGGAAGTGGATATGCCGTTTCGGTGGCTGCTAAAACTATTGGGGCGTGAAAGAAAAGAGCCGGTTTCTGGCGGCCGGGCACTTTTCGATGGCCTTGAGCCGGACTTGCCCGATTTCCTGCATGCAAGGCGCGAGATCGTCTTCGAGACACCGGAAATGCATGGCTTTCTGGTGCGCAATGTGCCAACGATTGCGGAAGGACTGTTTGGGCGCCAATCGGTTCCAGATGAGTTTCGCATCACCTTCCCTTACGCGCTGGTGGTTCTCGATATGGATACCCTTCAACCGCGCAAGATCGTTGCCCTGGAGAAGGGGGGCATGGGTAACCTTTTTCTTTGTCTGTACGCAGGTGATGCCCACATGAATCTGGGAAATGGCAGCGACCTCCTGGATCGTAATGCCTTCCTTGAACGAGCGCTCACTTTGGTATCTTTGGAGAAAAGCAGGCAAACATCAAGGTCGATGGGATTATCCCGGCAGAGGTGCGAATAGCGATGATGTTGATAAATTCCTAGTGAAGGGAGAAGGCTTCATGGGCTACACGAAACGCGAATTGAGGGTGGGCTTTCTCACCCCGGCTTTTCTGGGCAACGCAGAACAATCGGGTCAGTGGCGCACACCGCCCTTCAAGCACCTGCTGCGCGAGTGGTGGCGGGTGGCGTGGGCGGCGAAAAACGATCCGGCGAACTGGAAAAAAATGCGTGAGGTCGAAGCCCCGCTTTTTGGCCATGCCTGGTGGAAAGGTGACAAGGACAAAAATGGAAGGTCGGTCAGCGTGCGCAAGAGCAGGGTGTTGCTGCGCATCGCCCCCTGGGACCGGGGTTCCATGAACGCAATGCCCGTCACCAAACCGGCGGCGGAACGCGCGCCGCAAAGCGCCAAGTACCTGGCTTATGGTCCTGAGGGTGAACTCAATGAGAAGCCTGCCATTTCCGAAGGGATTCATTCGGAACTGCAACTGGCCTGGCCGGACGGTATGGCGGGTACCGAACATCTGGAAGAGACAATGAAACTCATCCAGGCCTTCGGGACGCTTGGCGGGCGCTCGCGCAATGGCTGGGGTTCCCTCTGGCTGGACGAGATAGAAGGACTGCCAGACGTCAACGTTTTCACCAGACCCTGGAAGGACTGTCTGGCGCTCGAGTGGGCGCATGCCATCGGCAGGGATGAGACAGCCCCCCTGATCTGGACGACCGGAGAACCCGTCAGAGAATGGACCGCCGTCATCGAATCCCTGGCGGCCATTCGCAAGGCCGTCAATGCCGCGATGGATGGCGGAGCCCGAAAAGTCCTCAACCAACCCGTGGCCGGCCGGGGCGGGCGCGTGCCCAGCAGTCTTCGCTTCAAGGTGCGGAGAGTACAGGGCGGGCTCCAGGGCGTGATCTTTCACATGCCCTGCACCCCGCCAGACCTGGCAAGACATTCCCGAAAAAACGTTTTGGACGCCTGGCAGCAAACCCACGAACTGCTGGACGGGCAGTTCAGGAGGAGTTCGGTGTGATCAGATTCAGACGGGATTCAACACCAGCGATGACCAGAAAGTCCCGATCCTGTGTCAGCAACGGCACGCGGTGCTCCACCGCCGCGGCGGCGATCAGGCAGTCGTGCGGGCTGCGGATGGTGATCCCCCGCCAGCGGCAGCGGGCGTACAGTTCGCCGGCGGCGAGATGGGTCTCCAGGGTCACCGGCAGGCAGGGCAAGTCAGAAAAACGTTGCCGGAGGATGGCCAGTTCCCGTTCTCCGCGGGCGCCATGGAGCAGCTCCTGGACGATGACAGGCAGCAACCGGGCCAGCCCCTTGTCGAGCCAAGTGTCCAGTTTTTCGGTGGCTGGCGTCCGGTGCTGTTTCAGCCAGTCGATCCACACGCAACTGTCAATCAGGTACACGGCTGCGGGTGGCGTGGCGCTCGGCGATGACGTCGTAGTCCGGGTCGATCAGGTTCATGCCTTTCAACTCCTTCAGCCTGCGCTGCCGGTTGCGCATGACCAGGTCGCGCAGCGCCATCTCCACCACCTCGCGCTTGGTCCGGGCACCGGTGGCGGCCATGGCCTCGGCCATCAATTCATCATCGATCACGATATTCGTCCGCATCATACACCTCCTGATGTGTATTGTAGCACCAACCCGCAGGGAGCACGCCCATGAACGACGACAGACTCTGGCACACCAAGCTGGCGGCACGCCTGCACGATCCGGGCGAGAAGGCGCTGGTCCTGCTGCGCGATCCGGCCGGGCATGAGGGTGGCACGGTGCGCATTCTCAATGCCTGGCTGAATCCCGACCAGGCCGACGAACAGGCCGTCAAACGGGCCGACTGGTGGGCCTCGGCCGCCGACCGCCCCCAATGGCCAAAGGATCAATGGGCGCAGGTGCGCTGGACGAACGATCCGGTCCTGATCCATCCGGTCAGTGGCGCCATCGTCGATCTGCGGGCGACAGGCCGATTGGCCGATACCAGCCTCGAAGACATCAAGGCCCGCAGCCTTGACCACTTCAAGGCACTGGCTGACGCGGCCGGGGGAGATGCCCGCAAGACCCTGCTGGCCTTCTGGCGCTTCGGCCCGGCACTGCGGGAAGAAGACGACCACGGCAGACTGGGCGCGCTGTGGGAGCAGCTTCCCGCCGATACCCGCGTGCCCGACCACTCCATCTGGGAGCATCTGGATCTGACTTCGGCCTTCGCGGGCGCGGCTGCCGCCGACGAAAAGGGCGAAGTGGCCCTGCTGGCCCTGGCCATCGGCCCGGTGCAGCCCTTCATCGAAGCCGCACGCAGCACCTCGGATCTCTGGGCCGGCTCGCACCTGCTCGCCCGGCTTGCCTGGGAGGCCATGAAACCCGTCTGCGAGGCCCTGGGACCGGATGCCATCCTGTTCCCGCGCCTGCGTGGCGTGCCGCAGGTCGATCTGTGGCTGCGCGAACAGGGCCTGACGGACGGGCTGTTCGCCGATGCGCCCTGGCAAAAGGGTGGCACCGACGCCAATCCCCTGTTCGCCGCGGCGCTGCCCAACCGCTTCGTCGCCGTGGTGCCGGCAGGGCAGGTACGCGAGCTGGCCGGACAGTGCGAGCGGGCGGCGCGCGAGTGGCTGCAGGGATTGGGAAAGACCGTCGTCGAACGCCTGCTGGAAACCGCCGGCGAAAACCCCGACGACGAAACCCTCTACTGCTTTGGACAGATGCGCCGCCAGCTCGACGGCTTCCCCGAGGTGCACTGGGCCGCCGTGCCCTTCTCGCTGATCGCCACCGAAGGCAACAAGGCCAGTGATGTCCAGCCCGAACTGTCGGCGGCCATGGCGCCCTTCTTCGGGCAGGAGAACGGCGGCTTTCTCGCCAGCCCCGCCTGGCAGGTGCTGAAGCAGGAAATCCAGCTCGAACAGGGCGTGCCCTTCTTCCGGCCCAACCCCGGCGTGCTCTATCCGGCCATCTTTGAACTGGCCGAGCGGGTGCTGGCCGCGGCCAAGTCGGTGCGCGCCTTCGGTCAGACGGACGAGCAGGGCTGGCGCTGCTCCCTCACCGGCGAGACGGAATGGCTCACCACCGACAAGGATCAATTGCACATTCCGCCGGGTAGCCGCAAGGACACGCTGTGGACGAAGGTGGCCGAGAAGAAGCCCTCCTGGGCCAAGAAAGGCGAACACCTGGGCGCGCTGCCGGCCATCAAGCGCCTCTGGCCCACGCTCTTTGCCGAGGAGGTGAGGGATGCCATCGGCAGGCCCATCGGCCGCTTCGTCGTCTCCACCCACAGCATGGCGCTGGCCCATCAGCTCGACCAATGGCTGGAGCACGGCGGCCTGACCGCGGCGGGCTTCGCCGAAGCCGAGGTCGGCCGCGAGCGGGTCGCCTTGCCGCAGAGGATTCTGCTCCGGCATCGGAAGAGCAGCGGCTTCGAGCGCCTGATCGGCGATGCTGGCAAACTGCTGGCCCTGATGGAAGACGCCCAGGAATGTGACAGCGATACAGACGCCGAGCGACCGCGCCGGATCGTGCGCGAGACGCTGAAACAGAGTGTGCACGAGAAGCAAGGGCCGTCCTTCCGCCTGGAAACCTACTACGGCCTCTTGCTGATGGACGGCGACTACATGGGCGCCATCCTCTCCGGCGAGGACAAGCACACGCCCAGCTACCGGCAGAGCTTCCATCCCAATATCCATGATGGTTTCGACCAGCGGGCGCAAAACAACCCGAAGCTCGAGGCCTATGGAGATTGCAGGCGGGCCGTCTCGCCCGCGCGCCACATGGCCATATCTGGCGCGCTCAACGACTTCGCCCTCCACGTGGTGCCCCACGTCGTCCAGCGCGAATACCTGGGCCGGCTCATCTATGCCGGCGGCGACGACGTGCTGGCCATGCTGCCGGTGGCCGATCTGCTGCCCGCCGCCGCCCGGCTGCGCGATGGCTGGTCGGGCATGGCCCGGTACGGCAAAGTGAATGATAGCGACAGCCAGCAGAAAAAACTGTCATTGGACAAGGGCTATG harbors:
- the cas6 gene encoding CRISPR system precrRNA processing endoribonuclease RAMP protein Cas6, producing the protein MEYDEIVVMENATSIIKPMWEIFGSGGAVEGGCGIKDIPPIAIGRYRFVFRALDQITFPAYAGSAWRGVFGHGLRKTLCVTGRRDCAGCQLLHGCAYAYLFETPPPRNAAKLSRYTAAPHPFILEPPPDDSNGVEAGSTFELSCVLVGRANAHLAYIIQGLRMAGQRGIGRGNARFIVEAVDCEAAPGNGEWRRILDKGNPILAPFEAPTLSPPAGIPGVLQLEFLTPLRLKRDGRLVTPECFEFHDLLRNLLRRLSLLSYFHTNDPWELDFAGLNKASREVVLAGRRLEWREWTRYSSRQGTTMKMGGLVGKIRLAGEDIVPFWPFLWFGQWVHAGKGTSMGLGWYRIAASLPDEGRRADGTTMTAGEVARTVAREVRDGRPASCGEGMEE
- the csm6 gene encoding CRISPR-associated ring nuclease Csm6 gives rise to the protein MTNNRSRPSDFPRRILLAVTGLSPQVVTETLYALIKKAPRFVPTEIHLITTAEGAERARLSLLHEETGWFHRLCADYELSGVSFGEECIHVIQDPAGGALSDIRTPEENERTADQIVEQVQKLTSDERSALHASIAGGRKTMGFYLGYAMSLYGRPQDRLSHVLVSAPFESHPDFFYPTPESRIIYTPGPDSKPLDTHMAEVTLAEIPYVRLRHGLDERLTDGKTSFSEAVASAQAAVGPVRLVIDLEGKRIEAGGKVLHLPPTQLAFLSWLARRKAEGHGPVRCPCDGAPEPNYAKEYVREYEEIADPQATGTATGLKEGMSKNFFEQTQSRLHRELKKVLGPAGRFAYGVISEGKPKRYELAVGREDIEWGMIRQDDC
- a CDS encoding RAMP superfamily CRISPR-associated protein; translated protein: MGYTKRELRVGFLTPAFLGNAEQSGQWRTPPFKHLLREWWRVAWAAKNDPANWKKMREVEAPLFGHAWWKGDKDKNGRSVSVRKSRVLLRIAPWDRGSMNAMPVTKPAAERAPQSAKYLAYGPEGELNEKPAISEGIHSELQLAWPDGMAGTEHLEETMKLIQAFGTLGGRSRNGWGSLWLDEIEGLPDVNVFTRPWKDCLALEWAHAIGRDETAPLIWTTGEPVREWTAVIESLAAIRKAVNAAMDGGARKVLNQPVAGRGGRVPSSLRFKVRRVQGGLQGVIFHMPCTPPDLARHSRKNVLDAWQQTHELLDGQFRRSSV
- a CDS encoding PIN domain-containing protein, giving the protein MYLIDSCVWIDWLKQHRTPATEKLDTWLDKGLARLLPVIVQELLHGARGERELAILRQRFSDLPCLPVTLETHLAAGELYARCRWRGITIRSPHDCLIAAAAVEHRVPLLTQDRDFLVIAGVESRLNLITPNSS
- a CDS encoding type II toxin-antitoxin system VapB family antitoxin — translated: MRTNIVIDDELMAEAMAATGARTKREVVEMALRDLVMRNRQRRLKELKGMNLIDPDYDVIAERHATRSRVPD
- the cas10 gene encoding type III-B CRISPR-associated protein Cas10/Cmr2, with product MNDDRLWHTKLAARLHDPGEKALVLLRDPAGHEGGTVRILNAWLNPDQADEQAVKRADWWASAADRPQWPKDQWAQVRWTNDPVLIHPVSGAIVDLRATGRLADTSLEDIKARSLDHFKALADAAGGDARKTLLAFWRFGPALREEDDHGRLGALWEQLPADTRVPDHSIWEHLDLTSAFAGAAAADEKGEVALLALAIGPVQPFIEAARSTSDLWAGSHLLARLAWEAMKPVCEALGPDAILFPRLRGVPQVDLWLREQGLTDGLFADAPWQKGGTDANPLFAAALPNRFVAVVPAGQVRELAGQCERAAREWLQGLGKTVVERLLETAGENPDDETLYCFGQMRRQLDGFPEVHWAAVPFSLIATEGNKASDVQPELSAAMAPFFGQENGGFLASPAWQVLKQEIQLEQGVPFFRPNPGVLYPAIFELAERVLAAAKSVRAFGQTDEQGWRCSLTGETEWLTTDKDQLHIPPGSRKDTLWTKVAEKKPSWAKKGEHLGALPAIKRLWPTLFAEEVRDAIGRPIGRFVVSTHSMALAHQLDQWLEHGGLTAAGFAEAEVGRERVALPQRILLRHRKSSGFERLIGDAGKLLALMEDAQECDSDTDAERPRRIVRETLKQSVHEKQGPSFRLETYYGLLLMDGDYMGAILSGEDKHTPSYRQSFHPNIHDGFDQRAQNNPKLEAYGDCRRAVSPARHMAISGALNDFALHVVPHVVQREYLGRLIYAGGDDVLAMLPVADLLPAAARLRDGWSGMARYGKVNDSDSQQKKLSLDKGYAWLEGRLLRLMGEHATASAGLVVAHHQTPLSRVLREAREAEKTAKGVDGKNAFCLRILKRSGGALEVVLRWKQIGTFRELVDFLRNPDVSRRAVYHSVQWLRDLPEPEGDGAMLAELLAYQFQRQGGDKAQSQDLAHKLTGMALDQPENTRRAWLENLLSAAEFLARETRATPLEVSKTGQTEEGGEAA